A genomic segment from Syntrophotalea acetylenivorans encodes:
- a CDS encoding Sec-independent protein translocase subunit TatA/TatB, with the protein MFNLGMTEILIILGVALLVLGPKRLPELAQALGKGLAEFKRATSDLHVTLDEPGEPGEIDESVEDSQTEKTSKDPDDHG; encoded by the coding sequence ATGTTCAATCTCGGCATGACCGAAATCCTTATCATTCTTGGCGTAGCGCTGCTGGTGCTCGGCCCTAAAAGGCTGCCTGAACTGGCTCAAGCCCTGGGCAAAGGCCTGGCCGAATTCAAGCGCGCCACCAGCGATCTGCACGTGACCCTCGATGAGCCGGGCGAACCGGGAGAGATCGACGAATCCGTCGAAGATTCGCAGACCGAAAAGACCTCGAAAGACCCCGATGACCATGGATGA
- the tatC gene encoding twin-arginine translocase subunit TatC has protein sequence MTMDELPVTAHLEELRQRLIICVGSWMAAFALCYAVSERLFQLIAEPVQAALPEGSSLVFINATEPFFTYLKVAALSGLLLALPVLLWQLWLFVAPGMYGHEKRFALPFVLASCICFATGTWFGFRYVFPLVFRFLVTFGTDSGMEAMLSMGAYLALSSKLLLAFGLVFELPIIIFFLARMGIVDHHWLGRHRKYAILLAFVVGAILTPPDIISQLSLAGPFMILYEVGILAARLFGTPARPKDD, from the coding sequence ATGACCATGGATGAGCTCCCCGTCACTGCCCACCTGGAAGAACTACGCCAGCGACTGATTATCTGTGTCGGCAGCTGGATGGCGGCCTTCGCTCTCTGTTACGCGGTCTCTGAACGCCTTTTCCAACTCATCGCCGAACCGGTACAGGCAGCCTTGCCCGAAGGCAGTTCCCTGGTCTTTATCAACGCCACGGAACCCTTCTTCACTTACCTCAAGGTGGCCGCCCTCAGCGGTCTGCTACTGGCCCTGCCGGTCCTCCTCTGGCAACTGTGGTTGTTCGTCGCCCCCGGTATGTACGGCCACGAGAAGCGCTTCGCGCTGCCCTTCGTGTTGGCCAGTTGCATCTGTTTCGCCACCGGCACCTGGTTCGGCTTTCGCTACGTCTTTCCCCTGGTGTTTCGCTTTCTGGTCACCTTCGGCACTGACAGCGGCATGGAAGCGATGCTTTCCATGGGTGCCTATCTGGCCCTATCGAGCAAGCTGCTCCTGGCCTTCGGCCTGGTTTTCGAACTGCCCATTATCATCTTCTTTTTGGCCCGCATGGGAATCGTCGACCACCACTGGTTGGGCCGTCATCGGAAATACGCTATTCTGCTCGCTTTCGTGGTCGGCGCCATACTGACGCCTCCCGATATTATTTCTCAACTCTCCCTGGCCGGTCCCTTTATGATTCTGTACGAGGTCGGCATTCTGGCGGCACGGCTCTTTGGAACCCCGGCACGGCCCAAGGATGACTGA
- a CDS encoding diguanylate cyclase — MPIKPAQKVAMLCVILASLTLSALLAGSFYRQERRETLAGFEAEVDAIGNQFYQELTFQFEALYLLKALFDGSTIVSDKEFQRVATETLARHSNILALGWVPQIEHPTGEPSYPLDYLSPEQRRSGLLGFDLAAVPAIRPALEAGLSQGRLQAILQFPLFANEPELRGVFALLPVLDAADSKDSARPLRGFIAGFFNVDDLLARLLEKHVTPGIDLTLLDHTADLEHRILYHHRAPVGTPVAAAAYLDELPVIAGHQWRIRALPTDSYLNYHSSRVPYLIMLSGFIFTFLIAAYLRMAAIRSAEIEELVKARTRKLHETNDKLASLSMTDGLTGIANRRNFDCHLDVEWKRGIREQQPLTLMLIDIDCFKAYNDHYGHLQGDHCLRRVARTLHDQTSRPRDLVARYGGEEFALILPHTDCAARSLGEQCRAAVESLALPHIASGISNKITVSVGIASMVPQRGSQPDDLIAKADQALYHAKETGRNRVVLAD, encoded by the coding sequence ATGCCGATAAAACCAGCGCAAAAAGTGGCCATGCTGTGCGTTATTCTGGCCAGCCTGACCTTAAGCGCCCTGCTTGCCGGTAGCTTCTATCGGCAAGAGCGGCGGGAGACCCTGGCCGGATTCGAGGCTGAAGTCGATGCCATCGGAAACCAGTTTTATCAGGAACTGACCTTCCAATTCGAAGCCCTCTATCTGCTCAAAGCCTTGTTTGACGGTTCGACCATCGTGTCCGATAAAGAATTCCAGCGGGTCGCCACGGAAACCCTGGCTCGCCATTCGAACATCCTGGCCCTGGGCTGGGTACCGCAAATCGAGCACCCGACAGGCGAGCCGAGCTATCCCCTCGACTACCTTTCCCCTGAACAGCGCCGCAGCGGCCTGCTCGGCTTTGATCTGGCTGCGGTTCCAGCCATACGCCCGGCTCTCGAGGCTGGCCTGAGTCAGGGCAGGTTACAGGCAATCCTTCAATTTCCCCTGTTTGCCAATGAACCTGAGCTTCGGGGAGTATTTGCCCTGCTTCCGGTCCTTGACGCCGCTGATTCAAAGGATTCCGCCCGCCCTTTGCGCGGCTTTATCGCCGGCTTTTTTAACGTTGACGACCTACTGGCAAGGTTGCTGGAAAAGCATGTCACCCCAGGCATCGACCTGACCCTTTTGGACCATACTGCGGATTTGGAACATCGAATTCTTTATCACCATCGAGCGCCTGTTGGAACACCGGTCGCGGCAGCGGCTTACCTGGATGAACTACCGGTGATAGCCGGTCACCAATGGCGCATTCGCGCCCTACCGACGGATAGCTACTTGAATTATCACAGCAGCCGGGTTCCATACCTGATCATGCTATCCGGATTTATTTTCACTTTTCTGATCGCTGCCTATCTGCGGATGGCCGCCATCCGTTCAGCGGAAATCGAAGAGTTGGTCAAGGCCCGGACTCGCAAACTGCACGAAACCAACGATAAACTGGCCAGCCTGTCCATGACCGACGGCCTGACCGGCATCGCCAATCGTCGAAACTTCGACTGTCACCTGGACGTCGAATGGAAACGGGGCATTCGCGAACAACAACCGCTCACTCTGATGCTGATCGACATCGACTGTTTCAAAGCCTATAACGATCATTACGGCCACCTGCAGGGAGACCATTGCCTGCGCCGGGTAGCACGGACACTTCATGATCAGACCTCCCGGCCGCGGGATCTGGTAGCCCGCTACGGGGGCGAGGAATTTGCCCTGATTCTGCCCCATACGGACTGCGCCGCCAGATCTCTGGGCGAACAGTGTCGAGCCGCCGTAGAGTCCCTGGCTCTACCCCACATAGCGTCAGGCATCTCCAACAAAATCACCGTCAGTGTCGGCATCGCCAGCATGGTCCCACAACGGGGCAGTCAACCTGACGATCTTATTGCCAAGGCCGATCAGGCCCTCTACCATGCCAAAGAAACCGGGCGCAACCGGGTAGTGCTGGCGGATTAG